The Euphorbia lathyris chromosome 2, ddEupLath1.1, whole genome shotgun sequence genome includes a window with the following:
- the LOC136217820 gene encoding putative pentatricopeptide repeat-containing protein At1g26500: MSLQRFSFNKPSLFHCHLHLRPLTTTASDQQQQSSPSPINPDHLLRVCTILYQQQNSPDSNLHSKLSSFDPQITHEFFLQVCNKFHSSWRPVYRFFQYTHQTPNPHFSHTSVSFNKLLDVISKSRNIDLFWTTVHQMGKLRLVNDKTFFIALNTLASARELKKCVEFFHSMNDYGCEYSVERLNKVVESLCKGNKLVDEAKFLVLKLKESIQPNGVTYGLLIKGFCDVGNMIEASKIWNLMVDEGSEPGIDVFEKMMETFFKRNEYDEALKVFHTMRVNRMGDLGLSTYRLVINWMCKKGKISQAKMVFDEMLERKIEADNITLGHLLYGLLSRGRVNESYRVMEGIENPDISVYHGLIKGLLKLRRASEATQVFREMIKRGCEPIMHTYIMLLQGHLGKRGRKERDPIVNFDTIFVGGLVKAGRSLDASKYVERSIKGGVEVDRFDYNKFLHYFSSEEGVVMFEEIGKKLREAGMVDLADILQRYGEKMATRERRRNRAAHP, translated from the coding sequence ATGTCACTCCAACGTTTCTCGTTCAACAAACCCTCCCTTTTCCACTGCCATCTCCACCTCCGTCCCCTAACCACCACCGCCTCCGATCAGCAACAACAATCTTCTCCATCCCCAATTAATCCAGACCACCTTCTCCGCGTCTGCACAATCCTTTATCAACAGCAAAATTCACCGGACTCTAATCTCCACTCCAAACTTTCATCTTTCGATCCCCAAATCACTCACGAATTCTTCCTCCAAGTATGCAACAAGTTCCATTCCTCTTGGCGTCCCGTTTATCGCTTCTTTCAGTACACACATCAAACACCTAACCCGCATTTCTCCCACACCTCCGTCTCTTTCAACAAATTGCTAGACGTCATATCAAAATCACGAAACATCGATCTATTCTGGACCACCGTTCATCAAATGGGTAAACTCCGATTAGTTAACGACAAAACTTTTTTCATTGCTCTGAATACTTTAGCTTCGGCGAGGGAGCTGAAAAAATGCGTCGAATTCTTTCACTCGATGAATGATTATGGGTGCGAGTACAGCGTAGAGAGGTTAAACAAGGTTGTGGAGAGTTTGTGTAAAGGTAACAAACTCGTTGATGAGGCGAAATTTTTGGTATTGAAATTGAAAGAGTCGATTCAACCTAATGGAGTCACTTATGGATTGTTAATCAAAGGGTTTTGTGATGTGGGAAATATGATTGAAGCTTCGAAGATCTGGAATTTAATGGTGGATGAAGGATCCGAGCCCGGAATCGATGTGTTTGAGAAAATGATGGAGACATTTTTCAAAAGAAACGAGTATGATGAAGCTTTGAAGGTCTTTCATACAATGAGAGTGAACAGAATGGGTGATTTGGGACTATCTACATACAGGCTTGTAATCAATTGGATGTGTAAAAAGGGGAAAATCTCACAAGCAAAGATGGTGTTCGACGAAATGCTTGAGAGAAAAATCGAAGCAGATAATATAACTTTGGGGCATCTTCTATATGGACTTCTATCAAGAGGGAGAGTAAATGAATCATATAGAGTAATGGAAGGGATTGAGAATCCAGATATAAGTGTATACCATGGTTTGATTAAAGGGCTATTGAAATTGAGAAGAGCAAGTGAAGCTACACAAGTTTTTAGGGAGATGATAAAGAGAGGATGTGAACCTATAATGCACACATATATAATGCTATTGCAAGGGCATTTGGGGAAGAGAGGGAGGAAAGAAAGAGACCCAATTGTGAATTTTGATACAATATTTGTTGGTGGTTTGGTCAAGGCAGGGAGATCATTAGATGCTAGTAAGTATGTGGAGAGGAGCATAAAGGGTGGTGTTGAAGTGGATAGATTTGATTATAATAAGTTTTTGCATTATTTTTCAAGTGAGGAAGGTGTGGTTATGTTTGAAGAGATTGGGAAGAAATTGAGGGAGGCAGGAATGGTTGATTTGGCTGATATATTGCAGAGGTATGGAGAGAAAATGGCTACTAGGGAGAGGCGGAGAAATAGAGCAGCTCAcccataa